A region of the Sideroxydans lithotrophicus ES-1 genome:
TGGCACTTGGCGTGAAAGAAACGGCCATGACCTTTCCGCTGGCGCTGCTGCTGTGGGAACTGGGCTGCGGCGGACGATGGCAGGTCGCATTCAAACTGCAATGGCCGGTCTGGGCATTGTCAATCGTTGCAGCGCTGTTCTTTCTGTTCAACGACAGCTACCTGACGCAGATGGAACGCAGTGCGCAACTCAACTCACTGTCCGGCAACCTCGCCACGCAACTGCTTGCCTTCTTCTGGCTGCTGCGGCAATGGGCATTGCCGTTGTGGCTGAACATAGACCCGGACCTGCCGTTGCAGACCGATCTTTCCAACATGCTGTTGCCGCTCACCGCCTTCATCGCGCTGTTCGCATCGATGCTGGTCTGCTGGCGCAGGCGCCCCTGGATGGGCTTTGCGCTGGCCTGGGCAATGCTGCAACTGGTCCCGCTGCACCTGCTATTGCCTCGTATCGACATCGCCAACGAACGCCAGATGTATCTGGCCGGATGGCCGCTGTATCTTGCCTTGAGCATCGAACTGACATTGTGGCTGAACATCAGGACATGGCGCCGGGTCTCCGCCGCACTCTTGCTTGCTCTTGCCAGCCTCACCTTGATGCGCAACGAGGCTTACACCAACGAGATCAGCCTGTGGGAAGACACCGCGAAGAGATCGCCAGACAAGGCGCGCGTGCACAACAACCTCGGTTACGCCTATCTGCAGTCACATCGAACTGACGATGCACGGCGCGAATTCGCCGCCGCACTACGACTCGACCCGCGTCTCTACCAGGCGCGCTATAACCTGCAGCGCCTGGACGACGAGGTCAAAGCTTCGGGCGATAGAAACGCGAGCTCACGGTCAGCCCCTTGATGCGGTCGAAACGGTCGCCCATGGCGCTGTCGAGTCTGGCCAGACGTGCATCGGGCAGCGGGTGGGTCTTGAACAGCAAGGCAACGCTGCCCTCGTCCTTGGCAAAGTGCCCGATCTGCTGCAGCACGCTCGGCAAGCCATAAGCGTCATAACCGGCACGCGTCGCCAGCACCACACCGATGCGGTCCGCCTCGAACTCTGCATCCTTGTCGAGCGAGCGTGCGACGATCTCGGCACCGCTGCCGATCATCTGCTGCACCTTGTCGTTGCCGCCGACCTCTTTCGACAGCGCCTTGCTGCCTGCCTCCACCAGCTTGCTCTGCTGCAACAGCTTCAGATGATGCTTGCGGATGACGTGCCCGATCTCGTGCCCCAACACACCAGCCAGATCCGCTTCGTTCTGCAGCAGGCGGTACAGGCCCAGCGTGACAAAGATATAGCCGCCTGGCGCAGCGAACGCGTTCACGTCCTCAGACTGGATCACACCAAAATGCCAGGGCAGTTCGGGACGCTCGCTCTGGCTCGCCACCCAGGTACCGACCTGGTTCACGTATTTCTGCAACCTAGCATCTTTCACCAGCGGCGCTGCCCCCAGCAGGTCGCCTGCGATCTGCCTGCCGATTGCGATCTCTTCTGCTTCATCCGACCCCTTGATCTCCTTCATCGCGGCGATCACCTTGGGGTTGACCGGCAATTCGGCCTTGAGCTGGTCGCGCAAACCGCCCAGATCCAACGCCGAAACGTTCATGGCAACGCATGCCAAACCAGCAACCGACATCCATTTCATCATCGTCTTCATGTCGTCTCCTTACTGTCCGGCCGGCAGATAATCGAACGGACGCGCAACCAGTTTTCCTTGCGCGGCGAATTTTTTTGCATCGGCCAGTTTGACTGCATAGGATTCGGCAAGCCGTACCTCCTGCTCATTGAATTTCGCCGCCTTCAATTCTTCTTCATTCAGTCCACGCACACCGGTGGTCGCCACCACTTTACCGGTTCCGGCGCGACCGGACGACAGCGCCAGCAATCCGGAGGAGGCGCTTGCCCCTTTGGGGACATCGCCCTTGCGCACGCTCAACATGTGCACCCAGCCGTTGCCCTTGCCTGTCTTGACCTTGAACCAGCCCCCCTGCTTACCCAGGATGGACACCTTCTCGCCTGCAGCCAGCGCCTTGACGGTCTTCGCGTCGCGGTACGGCTCCGCTTTCAGCTCTTCGGCTTTCAACAGCGTACCGCTTTCCGCCGCCCATGCAGTCTGCGCACACAGCAGCGCGCACACGACGATTGTTCGAATCCCGGCTATCTTCATGATGACTTCTCCCACTTGAGTAATGCTTCTGCAAACAATGCGCGCCAGCCAGCCGCCGCCTGTTCGCCACCTTGTATCCGGCCACTGTGTACCGTATGGCTTTCCGCCCCCTCGACATGCAGCAGAAACTTGCGCAGCAATGGCTGCAGTTCGTCCAATATCTTTTCCAGATCGGTTGCGATCGCCTTTTGCGCCGCATCATCATCCGCGGCCGCCACCCACGAGATGGCGATGGTCTTCTCGAACAGGCCCCACAATCCGCGTTGCGCACCGCTCAACACTTCCACGCTCTTGTCTCTGGAACCGATGCGCTTAAGTCCGAGGCGGATCTTCTCCAGCACGCTGTCCGGGATCACGTTGCGCCGGCCATCGAAGCGGATCAGCAGCAACGTGGCCTGCAAGTCATCGGCACGTGCCGTCGCCACACGCACCATGTTCTGCTCCAGTGCCTTGCCGGTCGCCGTAGCATACAGCCGGGCCAGCGTGAAGTAGGCGATACCCAGCATCACCGGTCCGGCCAGATTGATATAGGTGTTGGTGAAATTGATGCTGGCGAACGAGAAACCGATCAGGATGATTTGCGACAGACCGAACAGCTTGTCGATGTTGCCGCGCCCCTCTTCGCGATAGAACGCCCATGCGGTAAGCCAGATGATGGCGAGCGTAATGAGCAGGTACCAGATGCGCCCTTCGGGAAAGCGCAGCGAATCGCCGTGCTTGTAGTTGTCGATGGCGGTCGCCAGCACCTCCACCCCGGGATGCAGGCGTGCCATCGGCGTTGCACGCAGATCGAACAGGCCGGACGCGGTAGAGCCGATGATGACGATCTTGTCCTTGAACTCATCCTGCGGACGCTGCTTGTTCTTGCTGCCCATGTCTGCAAAAACGTCTGCGAGGCTCACGTAGTGGTAGCTGAACGGCATTCCGCGCCAATTGAGCAGCATGCGTTCCGTCGTCGGCGTCGGCCAGCCGAACTCGCGCCCGATGCGTGAAGGCAACGAAGGAATACGCCAGCCGTCCTTGGCGATGAACACCGGATAGCTGCGCACCACACCGTCCGCGTCGGGATAAACGTTGTGCGTCCCCAATCGCCCGCCTGCCAATGCCGACTGGAAATGCGGCAGCACCACGCCGATGGTCGCATCGCGGTTCACCTCCGCATCGGGCAAGGCCGTCACGCCGGGGATCTGCGCCACCCTGACCTCGCTCAATGCATCGCTGGCAGGATCGAGACGCAACATCGGGAAGAAGGTGTTGCCGGTCGCCGCGATGGCCGCATCGAAATAGGTATCGCTGTCCGGATTGAACACGTCCGCGTCGCTGAACAGGATGTCGAACACCACCGCCTTCGGCTTCTGTTTCTCGACACCTTCGAGGAACTCCCCCAGCACCTGCCGTGGCCACGGCCAGCGTCCGTAATCCTTGGCCATCGCCGCCAGGCTGGCCTCGTCGATATCGGCGATGACAATATCCGGATCGGGCTTGGGCGGAGCCAGACGATGACGCACCATGGCATCGAACGCCGCCGTGCGCATCTCGCTGGTGATATGCAAAAAGGCCGTATCAAGGACGGCGAACACCGTGAACAATACCGCCAGATACAGATAGAAATTACGTTTCCATCGGCGCGCCAGCAGGTTCGAGAACGCCTCGAATGCGAAACGGAAACGGCTGAGCAGGAATAGGCGCAGGTTCATGGGGCAGAGTTTACCAGTCGCGCCAAAGAAAAAGCCGGAGCATCGCTCCGGCTTCGCATCTGGACTTACCAGCGATCAGGCGAAGTTCTTCGCCACGAAATCCCAGTTCACCAGATTGTTGAGGAAGGTCTCGACGAATTTGGGACGCATATTGCGGTAGTCGATGTAATAGGCATGCTCCCATACATCCACGCACAGCAGCGCCTTGTCGCCGGTGGTCAGCGGCGTACCGGCGGCACCCATGTTGACGATATCCAGCGAACCGTCGGCCTTCTTCACCAGCCAGGTCCAGCCGGAACCGAAGTTGCCCACGGCGGAAGTCTGGAAGGCTTTCTTGAAGTCGTCCAGGTTGCCCCACTTCTTGTTGATGGCTTCGGCCAGTTTGCCTGCAGGTGCACCGCCGCCCTGCGGCTTCATGCAGTTCCAGAAGAAAGTGTGGTTCCACACTTGGGCGGAGTTGTTGTAGATGCCGCCTGCCGGGGCCTTCTTGATGATAGCTTCCAGTTCCAGGTTCTCGTATTCGGTACCCTTGATCAGGTTGTTCAGGTTGGTAACGTAGGCCTGATGGTGTTTGGCATAGTGGTAATCGAAAGTCTCGGCGGACATGTGCGGCGCGAGCGCTTCGCGTGGATATGGCAGAGGGGGCAGTTGGTGTTCCATGGCAGTCTCCTGATTATTTTTGGTAAAAGGGGAAATGGCATAACCATCGGCGTGCAATATACCATACCTTATTGCTTGGGTATTATATATCCGCACATCTTACAGGGCTTCACGACTGATATGAAGTTAAGCCTTTGTCTGGATGACTTACAATACATCTCTTATGAATGACACCCACAAACAGACCGGCGCAGCCAAGACCGCGCGCAATCCGATCAAGATCGTGCCCCTGCAGGAGCGCCTGCGAAAACCGCAATGGATACGGGTCAAACCCGGCAACGGCGCGGGATACAGCGAAGTGAAGCGCATGCTGCGCGAACACAAGCTGCACACCGTGTGCGAGGAGGCATCCTGCCCCAACATCGGCGAATGTTTCGGCAAGGGCACCGCCAGCTTCATGATCCTGGGCGATGTCTGCACGAGACGCTGCCCCTTCTGCGACGTGGCACACGGCAAACCGTTGCCGCCGGATGCCGACGAACCCGGCAACCTCGCCCACTCCATCGGTCTGCTCAAACTCAGGTACGTTGTCATCACCAGTGTCGACCGGGATGACCTTCGCGACGGCGGCGCAAAACACTTTGCCGATTGCCTTACGGCCATTCGCGCCACATCGCCCGGAACCAAGCTGGAGACGCTGGTACCTGACTTCCGTGGTCGCCTCGACATCGCGCTGGATGCGCTGGCCGAGAGCCTGCCGGATGTGCTCAACCACAACCTGGAGACCGTGCCGCGCCTGTATCCAATGGCACGCCCCGGTGCCGATTACGCGCATTCGCTCAAACTGCTCAAGGACTTCAAGGCCCGTTTCCCGCAAGTGACGACCAAGTCCGGCCTGATGCTGGGCCTGGGCGAGACCGACGAGGAAGTGCTGCAGGTCATGCGCGACCTGCGCGCGCACGATGTCGAGATGCTCACGTTGGGTCAATATCTGCAACCCTCGGACGGCCACCTGCCAGTATTGCGCTATGTTCCGCTGGAGACCTTCAAGATGTTCGAGGATGCGGCAAAAGAGATGGGGTTCTCGCACGCAGCCTGCGCACCGATGGTGCGCTCAAGCTATTTTGCGGACATCCAGGCCGAACACGCCGGAGTGTAAGCGCTACCCGGCAAGCCGTTTAAACTCAAAACCTGCACTGAGCTGCAAAACAAAACGGGCGCGACCTGAGGTCGCGCCCGTTGCTTGTCTGACCTGCCCTTGAACGTCAGGCCTTGACGTTGATGATGGCACCCACGGTCTGCCCGTTGGTATTGACGGTAGGTTGCGACAAAACATTGGAATTATTCGCCGCTGCAGCCTTGGCAGCATCGTCCCTGTCCTTGTCGTTTTCCTTTTCGGCAGCTCTTTCAACCGGTGTCTGCGGTTGCGGCTGAACCTGGGAAACGTAGTTATTGCCTGAATTTATTGAATTAATTGTCGCCATGACATCCTCCTAGTGACTGGTACGGCCAGCTTCCTGCTCGTCTGGTGTTTTTATCGGCAAAGGCCGAGAAAACTTTAACCATTTTTATCAATTTATAAAAGGCGTACCTGCAGCAGGGCTAAATACCTTCTACAAACCGTTATGGGCAGGCTCACTTTAACCGAAGACTCACCGGCTTAACAAGCCAGGCCGACGAACGAACCCGACATGGAGTTCATGCCCCTGTCTGCTCCAGATTGCGGCAGTTCACATCTGCCATGATAATGCGCGGCCCGGATCGGAACGGGCATCCGCAGCCCAACCTCAAGGAACACGTATGACCGCACCGTTACTCGTCGCAAAAAACGACAAAGTCGAACTCGAACTGCTGCCGCAGATGGCGAACCGCCACGGCCTCATCACTGGCGCAACCGGCACCGGCAAGACGGTGACGCTGCAAACGCTGGCGGAATCATTCAGCCGTATCGGGGTGCCGGTGTTCATGTCCGACATCAAGGGCGACCTGTCCGGAATTTCGAAGATCGGCGGCGGCAATGCCAAGGTGCAGGCACGCGTCGAGCAACTGAAGCTGGAAGGCTACACGAACCGCGCCTTCCCGGTGACGTTCTGGGACGTGGAAGGTAAACAGGGCCATCCCGTGCGTGCCACGGTATCGGACATGGGGCCGCTGCTGCTCGGGCGCATGCTCAACCTCAACGACACACAGCAGGGCGTACTCACACTGGTGTTCAAGATCGCCGACGACAGCGGCATGTTGCTGCTCGATTTCAAGGACCTGCGTGCGATGGTGCAGCATGTCGGCGATAACTCGAAGGATTTCACCACCGAATACGGCAACATCTCCACCGCCAGCATCGGCGCGATCCAGCGCGGCTTGCTGGAACTGGACAGCCAGGGCGCGGAGCAGTTTTTCGGCGAACCGATGTTGAACATCGACGACCTGATGCAGACCGACAGCAAGGGCAACGGCATGATCAACATCCTCGCTGCCGACAAGCTGATGCAATCGCCCAAGGTTTATTCGACGCTGTTGCTGTGGCTGCTATCCGAGTTGTTCGAACACCTGCCGGAAGCGGGCGACCTGGACAAACCCAAGCTGGTGTTCTTCTTCGACGAAGCGCACCTGCTGTTCAACGACGCACCCACCGCGCTCATCGACAAGATCGAACAGGTGGTGCGGCTGATCCGCTCCAAGGGCGTGGGCGTCTATTTCGTCACCCAGAATCCCATGGACGTGCCGGACAATATCCTCGGCCAGCTCGGCAACCGCGTGCAGCATGCCTTGCGCGCCTTCTCACCGCGCGACCAGAAGGCCGTGCGTGCCGCCGCCGAGACCATGCGTGACAATCCGCAGCTGGACGAAGCCGCAGTCATCACCGAACTCGGCGTGGGCGAGGCACTGGTTTCGTTGCTGGACGAGAAAGGCCGCCCCGCCATCGTCGAGCGCGCCCTCATCGTGCCGCCGCAGGCGCAGATCGGGCCGATCACCGATGCAGAACGACAGGCCATCATCCAATCTTCGCTGCTGGCTGGACATTACGAACAAGTCATCGACCGCGAATCTGCCTACGAAATCCTTAAAGGACGCACTGCACAGAAACAGGCCGAAGCAGAAAAAACGACCCCTGCCGCCGCGACGGGGAACGGCGTGATGGATGGTCTGCTCGGCGGCCTTCTGGGCGGAGGCAACTCACGTCGGCAGGGCGTGGGCGAAGCCATGGTGAAGAGCGTGGTGCGCACCGTCGGTGCCGAGCTCGGCCGTCAGCTGGTACGCGGCGTGATGGGTTCACTGCTGGGCAGCAGTGGCAGCCGCCGCAAATAATGAGCACATCTGCAACCACGATCAGCAAAGAATTGCGCGCACTGGCTTCACCCGAGATTGCGTGCAAGCAACAACGTTATTTCAAGACCGGGCCGGGGCAATACGGCGAAGGTGACACATTCCTCGGCATCAAGGTGCCGCCATTGCGTGCGCTGGCCAAACGCCACCGCGATGCCGGCCTCGATGCCGTCTCCAAATTGCTGGATTCTCGTTACCACGAAGAGCGCCTGCTCGCCCTGTTACTGTTGATGCAACACTATCAACGCAGCGACGATGAGAGCCGGACAGCCGCGTATGAACTCTATCTGGGCAAAACTCCCCGCATCAACAACTGGGACCTGGTGGATGTCAGTGCACCGCACATCGTGGGCCGTCATCTGCAGGAGCGCCCGCGCAAGATCCTGCACCAGCTGGCACGCTCGCCCTCGCTGTGGGAAAAGCGCATCGCAATCATTTCCACGTTGTGCTTCATCCGCCATAACGATTTCGGCGACACGCTGCGAATCGCCGAAACGCTGCTGCATGACGAGCATGACCTGATGCACAAGGCCGTTGGCTGGATGCTGCGCGAAGTGGGCAAGCGCGATCTGGCTGCCGAAGAAGATTTCCTGGAACGACATTACCGCGACATGCCGCGCACCATGCTGCGCTACGCCATTGAACGCTTCTCCGAGGCCAAACGCCAAAATTACCTGTCAGGAAAAATATAGGGCCCATGCAGCCAGTCTGCATTTTTCCTCACTCAGTCACTCTCCCCCGCAACGACTTGGTTTCACCGCGCCTGGTCTTGCTTTCCAATCGCTTCTTCTGCGAACTGCGGCTCGGCTTGGTGGCCACGCGCGGCTTCGGCTTGACCGCGATCGACATCAGCAGGGATTTCAGTCGCCGCAATGCCTCGTTGCGGTTCTGTTCCTGATTGCGGAATTCCTGCGCCTTGATGACAACCACGCCGTCCCTGGTGATGCGCTGGTCGCTGAGTTGCAACAGCCGTTCCTTGAATTCCGGCGGCAGGGATGAAGCAGCGATGTCGAAGCGCAGATGTACCGCACTCGACACCTTGTTCACGTTCTGCCCGCCCGCGCCCTGCGCGCGCACGGCAGTCAGTTCGATCTCGCGTTCCGGGATGACGACG
Encoded here:
- a CDS encoding tetratricopeptide repeat protein, producing MYAKCADTHVHAMMWLALAVGISYANALTGTFQFDDYNVIVNEPHVHSWTNWLAGLGSGIRPLLKLSYTLNWTMAAGVVGFHVTNLLIHLTNAWLVYRLAQAYTDKHQQHENLLQVPLLTALLFAVHPVNTEAVSYICGRSASLMTLFYLAGLLCYEIGRSQHRNVCLYAATPLLFLLALGVKETAMTFPLALLLWELGCGGRWQVAFKLQWPVWALSIVAALFFLFNDSYLTQMERSAQLNSLSGNLATQLLAFFWLLRQWALPLWLNIDPDLPLQTDLSNMLLPLTAFIALFASMLVCWRRRPWMGFALAWAMLQLVPLHLLLPRIDIANERQMYLAGWPLYLALSIELTLWLNIRTWRRVSAALLLALASLTLMRNEAYTNEISLWEDTAKRSPDKARVHNNLGYAYLQSHRTDDARREFAAALRLDPRLYQARYNLQRLDDEVKASGDRNASSRSAP
- a CDS encoding M48 family metalloprotease; this encodes MKTMMKWMSVAGLACVAMNVSALDLGGLRDQLKAELPVNPKVIAAMKEIKGSDEAEEIAIGRQIAGDLLGAAPLVKDARLQKYVNQVGTWVASQSERPELPWHFGVIQSEDVNAFAAPGGYIFVTLGLYRLLQNEADLAGVLGHEIGHVIRKHHLKLLQQSKLVEAGSKALSKEVGGNDKVQQMIGSGAEIVARSLDKDAEFEADRIGVVLATRAGYDAYGLPSVLQQIGHFAKDEGSVALLFKTHPLPDARLARLDSAMGDRFDRIKGLTVSSRFYRPKL
- a CDS encoding SH3 domain-containing protein, with product MKIAGIRTIVVCALLCAQTAWAAESGTLLKAEELKAEPYRDAKTVKALAAGEKVSILGKQGGWFKVKTGKGNGWVHMLSVRKGDVPKGASASSGLLALSSGRAGTGKVVATTGVRGLNEEELKAAKFNEQEVRLAESYAVKLADAKKFAAQGKLVARPFDYLPAGQ
- a CDS encoding CHASE2 domain-containing protein, whose translation is MNLRLFLLSRFRFAFEAFSNLLARRWKRNFYLYLAVLFTVFAVLDTAFLHITSEMRTAAFDAMVRHRLAPPKPDPDIVIADIDEASLAAMAKDYGRWPWPRQVLGEFLEGVEKQKPKAVVFDILFSDADVFNPDSDTYFDAAIAATGNTFFPMLRLDPASDALSEVRVAQIPGVTALPDAEVNRDATIGVVLPHFQSALAGGRLGTHNVYPDADGVVRSYPVFIAKDGWRIPSLPSRIGREFGWPTPTTERMLLNWRGMPFSYHYVSLADVFADMGSKNKQRPQDEFKDKIVIIGSTASGLFDLRATPMARLHPGVEVLATAIDNYKHGDSLRFPEGRIWYLLITLAIIWLTAWAFYREEGRGNIDKLFGLSQIILIGFSFASINFTNTYINLAGPVMLGIAYFTLARLYATATGKALEQNMVRVATARADDLQATLLLIRFDGRRNVIPDSVLEKIRLGLKRIGSRDKSVEVLSGAQRGLWGLFEKTIAISWVAAADDDAAQKAIATDLEKILDELQPLLRKFLLHVEGAESHTVHSGRIQGGEQAAAGWRALFAEALLKWEKSS
- a CDS encoding superoxide dismutase — translated: MEHQLPPLPYPREALAPHMSAETFDYHYAKHHQAYVTNLNNLIKGTEYENLELEAIIKKAPAGGIYNNSAQVWNHTFFWNCMKPQGGGAPAGKLAEAINKKWGNLDDFKKAFQTSAVGNFGSGWTWLVKKADGSLDIVNMGAAGTPLTTGDKALLCVDVWEHAYYIDYRNMRPKFVETFLNNLVNWDFVAKNFA
- the lipA gene encoding lipoyl synthase; this translates as MNDTHKQTGAAKTARNPIKIVPLQERLRKPQWIRVKPGNGAGYSEVKRMLREHKLHTVCEEASCPNIGECFGKGTASFMILGDVCTRRCPFCDVAHGKPLPPDADEPGNLAHSIGLLKLRYVVITSVDRDDLRDGGAKHFADCLTAIRATSPGTKLETLVPDFRGRLDIALDALAESLPDVLNHNLETVPRLYPMARPGADYAHSLKLLKDFKARFPQVTTKSGLMLGLGETDEEVLQVMRDLRAHDVEMLTLGQYLQPSDGHLPVLRYVPLETFKMFEDAAKEMGFSHAACAPMVRSSYFADIQAEHAGV
- a CDS encoding helicase HerA-like domain-containing protein; amino-acid sequence: MTAPLLVAKNDKVELELLPQMANRHGLITGATGTGKTVTLQTLAESFSRIGVPVFMSDIKGDLSGISKIGGGNAKVQARVEQLKLEGYTNRAFPVTFWDVEGKQGHPVRATVSDMGPLLLGRMLNLNDTQQGVLTLVFKIADDSGMLLLDFKDLRAMVQHVGDNSKDFTTEYGNISTASIGAIQRGLLELDSQGAEQFFGEPMLNIDDLMQTDSKGNGMINILAADKLMQSPKVYSTLLLWLLSELFEHLPEAGDLDKPKLVFFFDEAHLLFNDAPTALIDKIEQVVRLIRSKGVGVYFVTQNPMDVPDNILGQLGNRVQHALRAFSPRDQKAVRAAAETMRDNPQLDEAAVITELGVGEALVSLLDEKGRPAIVERALIVPPQAQIGPITDAERQAIIQSSLLAGHYEQVIDRESAYEILKGRTAQKQAEAEKTTPAAATGNGVMDGLLGGLLGGGNSRRQGVGEAMVKSVVRTVGAELGRQLVRGVMGSLLGSSGSRRK
- a CDS encoding DNA alkylation repair protein; the protein is MSTSATTISKELRALASPEIACKQQRYFKTGPGQYGEGDTFLGIKVPPLRALAKRHRDAGLDAVSKLLDSRYHEERLLALLLLMQHYQRSDDESRTAAYELYLGKTPRINNWDLVDVSAPHIVGRHLQERPRKILHQLARSPSLWEKRIAIISTLCFIRHNDFGDTLRIAETLLHDEHDLMHKAVGWMLREVGKRDLAAEEDFLERHYRDMPRTMLRYAIERFSEAKRQNYLSGKI
- the arfB gene encoding alternative ribosome rescue aminoacyl-tRNA hydrolase ArfB gives rise to the protein MLYIVHNVVIPEREIELTAVRAQGAGGQNVNKVSSAVHLRFDIAASSLPPEFKERLLQLSDQRITRDGVVVIKAQEFRNQEQNRNEALRRLKSLLMSIAVKPKPRVATKPSRSSQKKRLESKTRRGETKSLRGRVTE